In Silene latifolia isolate original U9 population unplaced genomic scaffold, ASM4854445v1 scaffold_200, whole genome shotgun sequence, one genomic interval encodes:
- the LOC141638631 gene encoding uncharacterized protein LOC141638631 has protein sequence MYGMIEKKDKFWTPREKGFALGRLVYANPSEGERYYLRLLLANVRGPTSFDDLKSINGIMCTSFQDSAFRRGLLEADDSIEECLEEASRYQMPGALRRLFSTLLIYCHPKNPRLLWDKFYPLFSEDYAYAFPSQRRKVLQLTLRNISYMVESMAKSFSAFDFGDLKLDDIDVDRSNMKEIEEELNIPISFEELNIVHMLNTEQRYAYDTIYRRVIKNERGSFFLDGPGGTGKTFLYKTLLANLRVKGIIAITVASSGIAAANLPGGRTCNSRFKIPLDIEENQSSQISKQSSLAELIRACRLIIWDEAPMAKRQAIEHFENTMRDVCSSNLLFGGKIVVFGGDFRQVLPIIPKSTLREAINSSFVMSPLWPKLEKIHLTVNMRAMRDPAFGNFVLGVGNGSHPYENGEDIKLPRSIVISGTEEHELIERLIDTIYPDIQLITTDPSLTTTRAILTPKNDDAQTINAMLVSKQEGEPFTYRSFDEATDIESAQSIL, from the coding sequence ATGTATGGCATGatcgaaaaaaaagataaattcTGGACTCCGCGTGAGAAAGGGTTTGCCTTAGGCCGTTTGGTGTACGCAAATCCATCTGAAGGAGAGCGCTACTATTTACGTCTTCTTCTAGCAAACGTTCGAGGACCTACATCCTTTGACGACCTGAAATCCATTAATGGCATAATGTGTACTTCATTTCAAGATTCCGCATTCAGGCGAGGTTTGCTTGAAGCAGATGATTCTATTGAAGAATGCTTAGAAGAAGCCTCACGGTATCAGATGCCAGGTGCGCTTCGTAGATTGTTTTCAACTTTACTCATTTACTGTCATCCAAAAAACCCTAGATTGCTTTGGGATAAATTTTACCCATTATTCTCAGAGGACTATGCATATGCATTTCCATCACAAAGGCGAAAGGTACTACAACTGACTCTTCGAAATATTTCTTATATGGTCGAATCAATGGCTAAAAGTTTCAGTGCTTTTGATTTTGGGGATTTGAAATTGGATGACATAGATGTAGACAGATCCAACATGAAAGAAATTGAAGAAGAACTTAATATTCCAataagttttgaggaattaaataTTGTGCACATGCTTAATACAGAACAACGGTACGCTTATGACACAATTTACAGAAGAGTTATAAAAAATGAAAGAGGGTCTTTTTTCTTAGACGGGCCTGGTGGTACAGGAAAAACTTTTTTGTATAAAACATTGCTTGCAAATCTCAGAGTCAAAGGTATTATTGCAATTACAGTTGCAAGCTCAGGTATTGCTGCCGCCAATCTCCCTGGTGGCAGAACATGTAATTCTCGATTCAAGATACCTCTTGATATCGAAGAGAATCAAAGTTCGCAAATCTCAAAACAAAGTTCCCTAGCAGAACTGATTCGTGCATGTAGATTAATCATTTGGGATGAGGCACCTATGGCAAAACGTCAAGCCATTGAACACTTTGAAAATACCATGCGTGATGTTTGCTCAAGTAACCTTCTTTTTGGTGGTAAAATTGTTGTATTTGGTGGAGACTTCCGACAGGTGCTGCCTATTATACCGAAAAGTACATTGCGAGAGGCAATCAATTCAAGTTTTGTGATGTCTCCGTTGTGGCCAAAACTTGAAAAAATCCATTTAACTGTAAATATGCGTGCCATGCGCGATCCAGCATTTGGTAATTTTGTTTTAGGTGTTGGTAACGGCTCACATCCCTATGAAAATGGAGAGGATATCAAATTACCAAGATCAATCGTTATATCTGGAACAGAGGAACATGAACTAATAGAACGGCTGATTGATACAATATATCCAGACATACAACTAATAACTACAGATCCATCATTAACTACGACAAGAGCAATATTGACACCAAAAAATGATGATGCACAAACTATAAATGCTATGTTAGTTTCAAAACAAGAAGGTGAACCATTTACCTACAGGAGCTTCGATGAAGCAACAGACATAGAATCTGCGCAAAGTATCCTCTGA